GTAGTGAAATAAATAGCAATTTGTCGAATTCTGCGAATTTTCCTAAACAAGTTTTCTCAAATACTAAACATTTTGTCACAAATCAGCTAGTAAATGATCAATAATCGTCCTGCTTAGGAACCAGAACATGACGTGGCTTACTGCCTTCATAAGGGCCGACCACCCCGCGCTGCTCCATTTGGTCTATGATTCGTGCTGCTCTGGAATAGCCGACGCGGAATCTGCGCTGCAGCATCGACACGGATGCGGTCTGCATTTCGGTCACCAATTGCACCGCTTCGTCGTAAAGCTCGTCCGTTTCCTGGTCGATGCTCACTTCTTCAACATCAGACGGGATCATGTCTTCCTGATATTGTGCTTTTTGCTGTTCAATTGAGAAGTCGACGATTTTTTCTACTTCGGCATCCGATAAAAATGCGCCCTGTACACGGACCGGCTTTGATTGCCCAGCCCCAAGGAATAGCATATCGCCACGGCCGAGCAATTTCTCTGCCCCGCCCATATCCAAAATGGTGCGTGAGTCAATGGCGGACGATACTGCAAAAGCAATGCGCGATGGAATATTTGCTTTGATAACACCGGTGATGACGTTGACACTTGGGCGCTGCGTCGCGATGATCAAATGAATGCCTGCCGCACGCGCCATTTGAGCGAGCCTGGTGATGGCGTCTTCGACTTCGTTCGATGCGACCATCATCAAATCTGCTAACTCATCGACGATGACGACAATGAATGGCAATTTGGGATGCTTGTCGTCATTTTCTGCGTTAAATGTATCGACATAATCGTTATAACCTTCGATATTGCGGGTGCCGGTATGGGAAAACAGCTCATAGCGCCGCTCCATTTCCGAAACGATTTTCTTCAAGGCTTGCGCCGCTTTGCGCGGATCCGTGACAACTGGCGCGAGCAGATGCGGTATTCCGTTATAGACATTCAGTTCGACCATTTTTGGGTCAATCATCATCATTTTTACTTCGTGCGGCTTGGCGCGCATGATGATGCTCGTGATGATGCCGTTGATGCAAACGGATTTCCCGCTGCCTGTCGATCCTGCTACGAGCAAATGGGGCATTTTATTGAGTTCTGTCATGACTGCCTGGCCCGTAACATCGCGTCCAAGGCCGAATAAGAGCTTCGAATTGGGGCGATTGTTTTCTTCAGAGTCCAGTACTTCTCTCAAGCTTACGACTGCCACTTCCGTATTCGGCACTTCAATTCCGATTGCCGATTTTCCAGGAATCGGCGCTTCGATGCGGATATCCCGCGCTGCAAGCGCCAAAGCTAAATCGTCGTGGAGACTGACAATTTTGCTGACTTTCACACCGACGTCCGGCAACACTTCATATTTTGTAACAGCCGGCCCCATATGGACTTGCGTCACTTTTGCACGGACACCAAAACTTTGGAAGGTTTTTTCGAGTTTCTTGGCATTTTTTTGAATGCCCGAATATTCCCCGCTTTGGTCGCTATGTGGCGGCAATGTCAATAAATCGATCGGCGGCAAGGAATAATCTTCGTTTTCCGCTTCTTCTTTCATCGACATCACTGGCTCTTTAAGGATTTCACCCGTTTCAGGGTCAACGCGGCGGGTTTCTTCAGAAGGCTCAGTGGCCACTTTTTCATTTTCCGCCTCTTTGGACTTCGGCTTGACCTTTTCAGTAAAGGCTGAAATGATTGGTTCTTTTTCAGCGTCGTCTTCTGTTTCCCGCTCGGTTTCTTGATCAAAAACCAACGTTGTCTCTGTTTCTTCTAATGCATCGTCATAAGCGAGTTGTTCGTTCATTTCCAATACCTTTTCAGGGGCATTTTTCTTGCGCGGCTGTTTTTTCGCCGGTTTTTGTTCCGGTTTAAAACGTATTGCCAAAGATTTCATTGCTTCGCCGACTGCTGGCAAGCGCTCTGCAATAACCGGGGCAGCTGTTTTGCCTGTTAAGATAATGGCACCAATCGACAGCAAGATGATGGCAATCACCCATGTCCCGGCAGTGGCAAACAGGACGTGGAGCAGCGCATACAATACCGCGCCGAAAAAGCCGCCGCCTGTCGCTTCATAATTGCCCCAGAGCGTTCCCGTCATCTGCGTCATTTTAGAAGTTTCCGACATGACGTTTGCCGAAGTGATCGGCAGGATAGAACTTGCCGACCAGATTAAATGGCTGATCAACAAAGCGCCCGCAAACAAAAACAGCGATCCTGCGGCAATTTTTGCACGGATTTTCGGCAATCCTCGCTTGACCATGATATGTAGAGCTATTGCCGTCAATGCCAAGGGTGCAAGAAAGGCCAGATAGCCGAACAGATACTCTGCCATATTGTTGAACATGCGGCCGATTAACCCGAGACGGAAGACCATTAAGATCGCGATGCCGATCATGATAAGCCCCGTTACTTCATAAGCGATCATCGGCACTGGTTGCCGTTTCTTTTTTGTTCTTGGTTTAGCTTTTGGTTTGGTGCGTGGTTTGGTCCGCGGCTTAGCGCTAGGTTTTTTAGTCGTACGGCTTGGCGCCATGAGATTCCCTCTTTTCTTACGTAATGAAAAAGGATTCCTGCCGATAACATCGGTATGGAATCCCTTTACTTGTATTCTTAGTATTCCATGATGATTGGAATGATCATCGGACGTCGCTTCGTTTGCTGGTACAGATACGAATTCAGCGTATCGCGGATTTCCTGTTTGATATTGTTCCATTCAAATGCATCGCGCGTCACGTATTTATCGACGACTTTGCGCACCAATTGACTCGACTCCTCAAGCAATTGCTCCGACTCGCGGACATAGACAAAACCTCTGGAAATGATTTCAGGACCTGATGCAATGCGTTTTTCCTTACGGTTCAAGGTAACGACGATAATAAAGATTCCATCCTGCGACAAGAGCTTGCGGTCACGCAGGACGATATTGCCGACGTCCCCGATGCCGATTCCATCGATCAAGACATTGCCTGTCGTCACACGGCCGCTCATGCGGACTTTCTCTTTTCTGTATTCGACGATATCGCCTTTATCGGCAATGAAGATATCCGATTTTGCGATTCCGACCTGCTGAGCCAACTTGGAATGAGCAATGAGCATTTTATATTCTCCTTGAATCGGCACGAAATACTTCGGCTTCATCAAGTTCAGCATCATTTTTAAGTCTTCCTGGCTGCCGTGCCCGGAAACGTGGACTTTCTTATTAGACGTCAATACTTTCGCGCCAGCTTTAGCCAATTTGTTCATCGTCTGGAACATTGGCACTTCCATGCCTGGCGACGGCGTGAACGTGATCAACACCGTATCCGTTTCGTTAATGCGCACGTCTTTATGCTGGCGTCTGACCATTTTGTCAAGCGCTTCTAACGGTTCACCTTGGTTGCCTGTTACGATGATGACCACTTCATCATCGTTGTATTTTTCCATATCTTTCAGAGAAATGACGGTCTCTTCATCCACTTCAAGATAACCAAGGCGCAAGCCGACTTCATAGCTCTTCTCTAGGCTTTTGCCGATGACAGCTACTTTTTTACCGGTTTGTTGCGCAATGTCGAACACTTGCTGGATGCGGATGAAGTTGGATGAATAAAGCGATACAAGAATTCGGCCCGGCGCTTGGTGGAATGCCGTCAAGATATGGTCAGCTACGACTGTCTCAGACGTCGTGTAGCCTGGGCGTTCCGCTTCAGTGGAATCCGACAAGAGCATCAATACCCCGTCTTCACCGAGTTTTGCCATTTTGGCATAATCCGGGCGGTAGCTGCCTTGCATCGACTGGTCAAATTTGAATTCCCCAGTATGGACAATCGCGCCTTCTGATGTATGGAAAACAATTCCGAGTGCATCTGGAATGCTGTGTGTCGTATGGAAAAAGGTGACGTGTGTTTTGTCAAAATTCATGCGGCTCTTATTGGTGACTTCAAAGAATTTATGATGTTTGAGCGAGCCAAGCTCTTTTACGTGCTCTTTAGCAAGCGCAATGGTCAGCTTCGAGCCATAAACCGGCGCTTGGACTTTCTTTAATAGATAAGCAATCGACCCGATTGCATCCTCGTGGCCATGCGTCAGGAAGATCCCTTTCACACGGTCTTTGTTTTCTTCAAGATAAGTGACGTCCGGAATGACGATGTCGACGCCAAGCATCTCATCTTCCGGGAACATCAACCCGCTGTCGACAACAAACAAGTCATCATCGATATCGATGACGTACATGGCTTTGCCGATTTCTCCTACTCCGCCAAGCGGAATGACTCTAATGACTTCGTTTTTAATTTTACTCAATTGATTTCCTCCTAAAAATATTTCACCCGTACAGATCCATAGATTTCATTATACGGTAATCACCGGTAACAGTCCAAAGAAAAAATAATCCCTACCCTCCACCTTCTGCTCCAGCAGCTAAAGTGGTCGCTCGCAAAAAAAAGCCACCCGCCTGTGTCAGAAAGAAAACGACTTTCTGCGATCGGCGGATGGCTATGGGTTTTACTCGCGCTGGTCGTTAATCGAGGCAGAACGATTGGTTACCAGCTTACAGCAATTGTTCTTCAATAAGCGCTTCAGCAATTTGCACCGAATTCAACGCGGCGCCTTTGATCAAGTTATCGGAAACGACCCATAAATGATAGCCGTTCGGGTTGTCGAGGTCTTTGCGGATGCGGCCGACAAATACTTCATCTTTCCCAGCTGCCATCAAAGGCATCGGGTATTCCTGATTGGCAGGATCGTCCTGCAAGACAACGCCTGGCGCACCACTTAGCGCCTCTCTCACTTGTTGGACGGACGGTGCATCGCCCAATTCGACGTAGACAGATTCGGAATGTCCTGTGACGACTGGCAGCCTTACACAAGTCGCCGCGACCGCCAAGCTTTGGTCACTCATGATCTTTTTGGTTTCGTTGATCATCTTCATTTCTTCGAGCGTATAGCCGTTATCAGCGAATTGATCGATTTGCGGCACTGCATTAAAAGCGATCGGATAATGGCGATCGGCTGATTTTACAGGTAAGACTTTCGCTTCGGCCGTCGCAGCGTTATCAAAATCCGCTGATTGATCTTTCAATTCGTTGATGGCATCGATCCCGGCACCTGACACCGCTTGGTAGGTGGAAACAATAATTTTTTGCAAGCCGAATTGCTCTTTTAGCGGCTGCAATGCGCACACCATTTGGATGGTCGAGCAATTCGGGTTGGCTATGACGCCGGAATGGCCTTTTAGCGCTGATTTGTTCACTTCAGGGACGACGAGCGGCACATCTTCATTCATGCGGAAGGCACTTGTATTGTCGACCACGACTGCGCCGCGTTTCACAGCTTCAGGCGCAAATTTCTCTGAGATGCTGCCCCCTGCGCTGAACAGAGCGATGTCGACTCCCTCAAACGATTCTGGCACCGCTTCTTCTACGGTGTAAGTTTGTCCATTAAAGTTGATTTCTTTGCCGGCAGAGCGGGCAGAAGACAGGAATTTGATATCCCCGACAGGGAAGTTGCGCTTTTCCAGCTGGTCTTTCATTTGCTGGCCGACAGCACCGGTTGCGCCCATGATCGCTACATTATAGGTTTTCACTCGACTCTCTCCTTCTTAACTAATTTGCGTTATTGTATCACAATTTAACGCTTTAGCGGGACAAAATGTCGCGATTCGTCTTTCATTGTGAACGGATGATGGAGACAGCGGGTGCAGCAGCAGTTAATTGCATCAAATCAAGGACGTGATCCCGTTCGACCCCATCAATCAAGCGAATGATGTCATCTGCGGACTGGTGCTTGCCGTGAAGCAATTCGTATTTTCCGTTGCGGCTCATGCGGGATCCTGTGCTTTCGAGGCCAAGCAGCAAATTGCCTTTTAACTGCTCGCGGGAATCCGAAATTTCCAACTCGCTAATATCGCCTTCTCGCATGCGCTGAAGCGATGTGCGAATCAACTCCTCCACTTCCCCGACTTGATGATCGGCAGTTCCCCCGTAGATCGCTAGCGTGCCGTGATCGGAGTAGGCAGAATGATACGAGTAAACGGAATAGGCAAGGCCGCGGTCTTCGCGAATTTCCTGGAACAGCCGAGATGACATCGAACCGCCGATGATATTGTTCAGTACCGCAAGCGAAAACAATTGATCGTCCTGCAGCGACAATCCAGGATACCCAAGGCAGATATGGGCTTGCTCGGTTTCTTTATGCTTGATCGATTGACCAGGCACAAACAGTGGCAAGACGTGGGCATTATCCGGACTTTTGCGCTCGAACGAGCCGAATAACGATTCAATTTGGCTCAGCAACTTGTCGTCGATATGGCCAGCTACAGAAATGACTGTGTTCGACGGGGTATAGTGGCGTTCCATATAATCCAAGATCTGCTGTCTTGAGAAGCGGTCCAGCGTTTCGTTGGTGCCTAAGATCGGTGCGCCAATTGCATTATCTGGATACATGACACGCCATAATTGTTCATGGACATCATCGTCCGCCATATCTTCGGTCATGCTGATTTCCTCTTTAACAACGAGCCGTTCTTTATCGATTTCCACAGGGTCCATCACCGAATTGAAGAACATATCGGCCAATACTTCAACCGCGAGTGGCGCATGATGATCAAGCACTTTAGCGTAATAGCATGTATATTCCTTTGAAGTGTAGGCGTTCAAATCGCCGCCGACGCGATCGAATTCACGTGCAATATCCTTGGCGCTGCGTTTCTCTGTGCCTTTGAACAACAAGTGTTCGATAAAATGCGTGATGCCGTTTTCTTCCGGCCGCTCATCGCGTGATCCCGTATTGACGAATACGCCGACCGCCACGGAACGAAAATGCGGGATGTGTTCAGAAACGATGCGCAAGCCATTTTGGCAAGTATATGTGGTAACCATTAAAAGCCCTCCTGGATATGAAAAAAATTGCCGGCGAATGCCACCGGCAATTTTCCCATTTTTTTATTTAACGTTTTATGCCTTTTCAGCTGCTTCTTTTTCTTCTTTCAAAACCGTTTTACGGGACAAATTAACGCGTCCTTGACGATCGATTTCGATAACTTTTACTTTCACAACATCGCCCATTTTCAAGACATCTTCCACTTCTTTTGTCCGTTCTTCCTGGATTTCTGAAATGTGGAGAAGGCCGTCTTTTCCTGGGAACAACTCAACGAATGCGCCGAATTTTTCGATGCGCTTAACGGCGCCCTCGTAATATTCGCCGACTTTTGCTTCGCGCACGATGTTTTCGATCATCGCTTTCGCTTTAGCGTTCATTTCTTCATCAACAGAAGAAATGAAAATCGTACCATCTTGTTCGGTATCGATCTTAACGCCCGTTTCATCGATGATTTTATTGATGACTTTGCCGCCCGGTCCGATGACGTCGCGGATTTTGTCTGGATTGATCTTCACCATGATAATCTTCGGCGCAAATTTGGACAATGTCGTGCGCGGTGTGTTGATTGTCGCAATCATCGACTCCAAAATGTGCAGACGCCCGATTTTCGCTTGTGTTAATGCTTCTTCGAGAATTTCACGGGACAAGCCGTCAATTTTAATATCCATTTGAAGGGCAGTGACACCATCTGCTGTTCCGGCAACTTTAAAGTCCATATCGCCGAGATGGTCTTCCATTCCTTGGATGTCAGACAGAACCGTATAGTTCTCGCCTTTTTTCACAAGGCCCATTGCAATGCCGGCAACCGGTGCTTTAATCGGTACACCCGCGTCCATCATCGCCAAAGTCGAAGCACAGATACTTGCTTGCGATGTTGAACCGTTCGATTCCAACACTTCGGAAACGAGTCGAATCGTATAAGGGAAATCTTTTTCATTTGGAATAACCGCTTCAAGAGCCCGTTCGCCTAGTGCCCCGTGGCCGATTTCGCGACGGCCAGGGCCGCGCAAGAAGCCAGTTTCCCCGACAGAGAACAACGGGAAATTGTAATGGTGCATAAACCGCTTCGTCTCTTCCAAGCCAAGGCCATCGATGATTTGAACATCACCAAGTGCGCCAAGGGTACAGATGCTCATTGCCTGCGTTTGGCCGCGCGTGAAAAGGCCAGAACCGTGAGTACGTGCAAGAACGCCGACTTCAGAAGAAAGTGCGCGGATCTCGGATGGGCCGCGACCGTCTGGACGGATTTTTTCGTCCGTGATCAGACGGCGGACTTCATCTTTAACCATTTTATCGAGCACTTGGCCCGCTTGCTTTTTAATATCGTCTTCTGAATCTGCATAGGCTTCAAGCGCACGTTCGCGAACAGCGGCAATGGCTTCATTGCGCGCTTGCTTTTCGTTTACTTGAACAGCTGCATTCATGTCTTGTTCCACAGCCGTTTTCAGTTCAGCCGTCAAGTCCGCATCCAATTCGTATAATTGGACTGCCGATTTCTCTTTAGCCACTTCTGCAGCGATTTCTTCTTGGAAAGCGATCAATTTCTTGATTTCTTCGTGGCCGAACATGATCGCTTCAAGAATAGCCTCTTCAGACACTTCTTTCGCACCGGCTTCTACCATATTGATGGCGTCTTTTGTACCGGCAACCGTCAAGTTGATTGAGCTTTTCTCCAGTTGTTCGCCTGTCGGGTTGATAACGTACTCGCCATCAATCATGCCGACGATGACGCCTGCGATTGGGCCATCGAATGGAATATCTGAAATCATCAAAGCGAGTGACGATCCAAACATCGCAGCCATTTCAGATGGGCAGTCCTGATCGACTGACATAACCATGGAAATGACTTGTACCTCGTTGCGGAAACCGTCAGGGAATAGCGGACGCAATGGACGGTCAATCAAGCGGCTGATCAAAGTCGCTTTTTCAGACGGGCGCCCTTCGCGTTTGATGAATCCACCCGGGATTTTCCCGACAGCGTATTGGCGCTCTTCATAGTTCACCGTAAGCGGAAAGAAATCCAAAGGTTTTGGTGATTTTGATGCCGTAGCAGTGGATAGTACTGCTGTATCGCCGTAACGGATTAACGCCGCTCCGTTCGCTTGTTTAGCCAGTTGACCGACTTCGACCTTTAGTTCGCGGCCAGCCCAGTCAAATGAATAGGTTTTTTTTGTTTGCTCCATAGTCGAGCTCCTCTCTTACTGTGTTTCGTTGTAGTATGTATCTTTCAATAGTGTATCAAAAAAGCACATCAAGTGCGATTCAATGATATGTTTTAAGCATAAAGAAAAAGCGGGACGAATCCCGCTTTCTCTGCTTGCTATTATCGGCGTAGGCCAAGTCTTCCGATTAACTCACGGTAGCGTTGTACATCGTTCTCGCGTAGGTATTTAAGCAAGTTACGACGGCGTCCAACCATTTTGAATAGACCACGACGTGAATGGTGATCTTTCTTGTGGGTACGCAAGTGCTCGTTCAAGTTGTTGATGTCTTCTGTAAGAATGGCGATCTGAATTTCTGGAGAACCAGTATCAGTGTCATGCACTTTGTATTCATTGATCAATTCATTTTTACGTTCTTGTGTGATTGCCATGCTGTTCCACCTCCTAATCTCTGATAGCCCCTATTACCTAGCAAACGTTGGTGATTCGATGTGCCAAGCAATGGTTAGTACGTTCAGTACTTTGATATCATAGCACAGTGATTTCTTGAAATCAACTGTCCTACTTATACTTTGAAATATTGCGTAGCAGTCTCTTTATCCAGTCCGATTTGTTCTTTCAATTCATCGATACCTGAAAATCTCTGCTCATCTCGAATGCGTTTATGCCATTCGACAATGACTTTTTCGCCGTAAATAGACGTATCAAAATCGAGAATATGGACTTCGATAACTAAGTTTTTAACATCCGGATTGTTGAATGTCGGCTTGTATCCGACATTGCAAACACCATTATAATACATGCCTTGCACTTCGATCCGGACGGCGTAGACACCCCGTTTTGGAACGAATGTGCCAAGTTCCGGTTCGACATTGGCGGTTGGAAAACCGATTGTCCGCCCGCGTTTGTCGCCATTTACGACAGTTCCGGAAATTCGGTAAGGCCTGCCGAGCAATTGATGGACCGATTCCACCATTCCATCTTTTAATAAATGGCGAATGCGCGTCGAACTGATTTTTTCATCTTGCGCTTCGATTTTGCCGACCGTGGTGACCTTATAACGTTCACGGCCGATCGACTGCATCAATTCCATATCTCCGCCGCCTTTATTACCGAAAGAAAAATCAAATCCGGCAACGACTTCCTTAACGCCTAAGCCGTCAATGAAATGCTCGACGAATTGTTCAGGCGACAGTTGAGCGAATTGGGAAGTGAAGCGGACGATATAACAAATATCTACACCCATCTCCTGCAAAATGTCCATTTTCTGGCTAAGTGGCGTGATATAAAACACTTCTTCTTTCCGGCCGCCGAGTACGAGCGATGGATGTGGATCGAAGGTCATAACAGCCGACTTCATCCCAGTTGATCGCGCTTTGTCTATAGCCGTTCCGATCACTCGCTGATGCCCCTTGTGAACGCCGTCAAAAAAACCGATCGCCATGGACAATGGCCCATGTTCTTGTGCTTTCATGTCGTGAGGATAACTCAAGTGAATGATTTTCATATTACACCTCGTCCGTTGGAGGAAATCCAAACATTTTTTCGGGTTTCATTTTGCCAGCCTTTTCAGGATGCCTTTTGTATAACGCTGCTGGTTTGCCATGATAGGTGAAAACGACAAACGGTTCCGTTTTCAAGATTGGATGTGCTTCGAGCACTTGTCCATTCTTGATGCTGAACAGCAAATCCGCTGCAATTTCCTCAAAAGGGAAAATACTCAAGCCATATGACAATGGCTGCAAAATAGAATCGATATCCCCATTTTGCGCAATTTCCTCTACTTCGGCAAGCGTCACACATTGTTCTTTTGTAAAACTGCCGGATTGTGTGCGCGTTAGCTGTGACATATGTGCTGGATACCCGAGCGCTTCACCGATTTGGACAGCGAGCGTTCGAATGTAAGTCCCTTTGCCGCAACGGATACGGATGCGGAACTGGATGTTCTGCCCTCTCCAC
This is a stretch of genomic DNA from Planococcus maritimus. It encodes these proteins:
- a CDS encoding DNA translocase FtsK, with translation MIAYEVTGLIMIGIAILMVFRLGLIGRMFNNMAEYLFGYLAFLAPLALTAIALHIMVKRGLPKIRAKIAAGSLFLFAGALLISHLIWSASSILPITSANVMSETSKMTQMTGTLWGNYEATGGGFFGAVLYALLHVLFATAGTWVIAIILLSIGAIILTGKTAAPVIAERLPAVGEAMKSLAIRFKPEQKPAKKQPRKKNAPEKVLEMNEQLAYDDALEETETTLVFDQETERETEDDAEKEPIISAFTEKVKPKSKEAENEKVATEPSEETRRVDPETGEILKEPVMSMKEEAENEDYSLPPIDLLTLPPHSDQSGEYSGIQKNAKKLEKTFQSFGVRAKVTQVHMGPAVTKYEVLPDVGVKVSKIVSLHDDLALALAARDIRIEAPIPGKSAIGIEVPNTEVAVVSLREVLDSEENNRPNSKLLFGLGRDVTGQAVMTELNKMPHLLVAGSTGSGKSVCINGIITSIIMRAKPHEVKMMMIDPKMVELNVYNGIPHLLAPVVTDPRKAAQALKKIVSEMERRYELFSHTGTRNIEGYNDYVDTFNAENDDKHPKLPFIVVIVDELADLMMVASNEVEDAITRLAQMARAAGIHLIIATQRPSVNVITGVIKANIPSRIAFAVSSAIDSRTILDMGGAEKLLGRGDMLFLGAGQSKPVRVQGAFLSDAEVEKIVDFSIEQQKAQYQEDMIPSDVEEVSIDQETDELYDEAVQLVTEMQTASVSMLQRRFRVGYSRAARIIDQMEQRGVVGPYEGSKPRHVLVPKQDDY
- a CDS encoding ribonuclease J, whose translation is MSKIKNEVIRVIPLGGVGEIGKAMYVIDIDDDLFVVDSGLMFPEDEMLGVDIVIPDVTYLEENKDRVKGIFLTHGHEDAIGSIAYLLKKVQAPVYGSKLTIALAKEHVKELGSLKHHKFFEVTNKSRMNFDKTHVTFFHTTHSIPDALGIVFHTSEGAIVHTGEFKFDQSMQGSYRPDYAKMAKLGEDGVLMLLSDSTEAERPGYTTSETVVADHILTAFHQAPGRILVSLYSSNFIRIQQVFDIAQQTGKKVAVIGKSLEKSYEVGLRLGYLEVDEETVISLKDMEKYNDDEVVIIVTGNQGEPLEALDKMVRRQHKDVRINETDTVLITFTPSPGMEVPMFQTMNKLAKAGAKVLTSNKKVHVSGHGSQEDLKMMLNLMKPKYFVPIQGEYKMLIAHSKLAQQVGIAKSDIFIADKGDIVEYRKEKVRMSGRVTTGNVLIDGIGIGDVGNIVLRDRKLLSQDGIFIIVVTLNRKEKRIASGPEIISRGFVYVRESEQLLEESSQLVRKVVDKYVTRDAFEWNNIKQEIRDTLNSYLYQQTKRRPMIIPIIMEY
- a CDS encoding aspartate-semialdehyde dehydrogenase; translation: MGATGAVGQQMKDQLEKRNFPVGDIKFLSSARSAGKEINFNGQTYTVEEAVPESFEGVDIALFSAGGSISEKFAPEAVKRGAVVVDNTSAFRMNEDVPLVVPEVNKSALKGHSGVIANPNCSTIQMVCALQPLKEQFGLQKIIVSTYQAVSGAGIDAINELKDQSADFDNAATAEAKVLPVKSADRHYPIAFNAVPQIDQFADNGYTLEEMKMINETKKIMSDQSLAVAATCVRLPVVTGHSESVYVELGDAPSVQQVREALSGAPGVVLQDDPANQEYPMPLMAAGKDEVFVGRIRKDLDNPNGYHLWVVSDNLIKGAALNSVQIAEALIEEQLL
- a CDS encoding M16 family metallopeptidase; protein product: MVTTYTCQNGLRIVSEHIPHFRSVAVGVFVNTGSRDERPEENGITHFIEHLLFKGTEKRSAKDIAREFDRVGGDLNAYTSKEYTCYYAKVLDHHAPLAVEVLADMFFNSVMDPVEIDKERLVVKEEISMTEDMADDDVHEQLWRVMYPDNAIGAPILGTNETLDRFSRQQILDYMERHYTPSNTVISVAGHIDDKLLSQIESLFGSFERKSPDNAHVLPLFVPGQSIKHKETEQAHICLGYPGLSLQDDQLFSLAVLNNIIGGSMSSRLFQEIREDRGLAYSVYSYHSAYSDHGTLAIYGGTADHQVGEVEELIRTSLQRMREGDISELEISDSREQLKGNLLLGLESTGSRMSRNGKYELLHGKHQSADDIIRLIDGVERDHVLDLMQLTAAAPAVSIIRSQ
- the pnp gene encoding polyribonucleotide nucleotidyltransferase, which translates into the protein MEQTKKTYSFDWAGRELKVEVGQLAKQANGAALIRYGDTAVLSTATASKSPKPLDFFPLTVNYEERQYAVGKIPGGFIKREGRPSEKATLISRLIDRPLRPLFPDGFRNEVQVISMVMSVDQDCPSEMAAMFGSSLALMISDIPFDGPIAGVIVGMIDGEYVINPTGEQLEKSSINLTVAGTKDAINMVEAGAKEVSEEAILEAIMFGHEEIKKLIAFQEEIAAEVAKEKSAVQLYELDADLTAELKTAVEQDMNAAVQVNEKQARNEAIAAVRERALEAYADSEDDIKKQAGQVLDKMVKDEVRRLITDEKIRPDGRGPSEIRALSSEVGVLARTHGSGLFTRGQTQAMSICTLGALGDVQIIDGLGLEETKRFMHHYNFPLFSVGETGFLRGPGRREIGHGALGERALEAVIPNEKDFPYTIRLVSEVLESNGSTSQASICASTLAMMDAGVPIKAPVAGIAMGLVKKGENYTVLSDIQGMEDHLGDMDFKVAGTADGVTALQMDIKIDGLSREILEEALTQAKIGRLHILESMIATINTPRTTLSKFAPKIIMVKINPDKIRDVIGPGGKVINKIIDETGVKIDTEQDGTIFISSVDEEMNAKAKAMIENIVREAKVGEYYEGAVKRIEKFGAFVELFPGKDGLLHISEIQEERTKEVEDVLKMGDVVKVKVIEIDRQGRVNLSRKTVLKEEKEAAEKA
- the rpsO gene encoding 30S ribosomal protein S15, with translation MAITQERKNELINEYKVHDTDTGSPEIQIAILTEDINNLNEHLRTHKKDHHSRRGLFKMVGRRRNLLKYLRENDVQRYRELIGRLGLRR
- the ribF gene encoding riboflavin biosynthesis protein RibF, which produces MKIIHLSYPHDMKAQEHGPLSMAIGFFDGVHKGHQRVIGTAIDKARSTGMKSAVMTFDPHPSLVLGGRKEEVFYITPLSQKMDILQEMGVDICYIVRFTSQFAQLSPEQFVEHFIDGLGVKEVVAGFDFSFGNKGGGDMELMQSIGRERYKVTTVGKIEAQDEKISSTRIRHLLKDGMVESVHQLLGRPYRISGTVVNGDKRGRTIGFPTANVEPELGTFVPKRGVYAVRIEVQGMYYNGVCNVGYKPTFNNPDVKNLVIEVHILDFDTSIYGEKVIVEWHKRIRDEQRFSGIDELKEQIGLDKETATQYFKV